The genomic window GGCACGGTCATCGGCGGCACCGAGAAGCTCTTCACCTCGGGTGAGGGTGCGGCGGTCGGTGTCTGGCGCCAGTGGCAGAACCCGGGGTACAGCGACGCCACGCTCAAGGGCGACGTCGCCGTGCTCACGCTCACCGACACGCTGTCGGACAAGCTACCGGTCAACAAGACCCTGCTGCCGACGCCGAGCACCAACACGGCGTCGTACGCGCCCGGTACGCCCGGCACCGTCTACGGGTGGGGGCGCACCAGCTCCACCAGCGACGACATCTCGCAGACGCTCAAGAAGGCGACCATTCCGGTCCAGTCGGATTCGGCGTGCACGTCCGTCTACGGCAGCGAGTTCGTCCCCGGCCAGATGCTGTGCGCGGGCAATCCGGCCAGCGGCCAGGACTCGGGCACCATCTCGCCGTGCAACGGCGACTCGGGCGGTCCGCTCGTCGTCAACGGGCGCATCGCGGGTGTCGTGTCATGGGGCGTGCAGGACTGCGTCGCCACCGGCGCCCGCAGTGTCTTCGCGAAGACCAGCACCTTCGCCGGTCTGATCAACCCGCGCATCGACGACGCCAACGTCAACTTCGACGACAAGGCCGACCTGTTCACCAGGGCGTCGACGGGCGAGGGCTTCGCCTACATGTCCCGTGGCACCTCGCTCGGCGACCGGGTGTCGCTGGGTGACTGGCGCGGGATCAACCTGGTCCGCCAGGCCGATCTGAACCGGGACTACTACCAGGACTTCGTCTTCCGCACCGACGGTGGCGAGCTGTGGTGGTGGGGGTACGACGCTGCCCAGGACGCCTACACCGACCACCGCATCGGCTCGGGCTGGGGCAGCTTCCGGAACATCGCCGTCACCGGTGACGTCACCGGCGACGGGTTCGCCGACATCACCGCGAACGACTCGGCGGGCACGCTCTGGCTGTGGACGGGTCTCGGCAACGGCACCTTCAACAGCAAGAAGAAGATCGGCGTCGGCTGGAGCACCTACCAGGTGTACGGCAAGGGCGACTACAGCGGTGACGGATGGCCGGACCTGCTGGCCCGGGACGCACAGGCGCGCCTGTGGGTCTACAAGGGCACGGGCAACGCGGGCTCCCCGTTCTCCGCTCGGGTCCAGGTCGGCCACGGCTGGAATTTCACCGCCTACGCCACGACCGGTGACCTGACCGGTGACGGCCGTGCGGACTTCATGGTCCGCGACTCGTCCGGCTACCTGTGGGCGTACAAGGGGACGGGCTCGGCATCGGCCCCGTTCGCGCTCGCGCAGCGGGTCAAGGTCGGTACCGGCTGGAAGTCGTACGGCCTCTTCGGCTGAGCCGGAGGGTCCGTCGGGAGATCCCGGTCACAGGAACGGCCCGTGCGGGCGGCTCGGGAACCGGGACGAAACCGCAGGTGAAGCAAGGTCTGCGCCCACCGTGTCAGTCACGGTGGGCGCAGCTCTTTTCTCAGCGACTTCTCAGGACCCTGTGCAACCCTTCATGCCTCTCCGCCGTCTCACCAGTGGCGTAACAAAACTTGACAGGGTGGGCAAACCGTGCCTGAAAACGACGGCCGGGGGGCAACAGGACCTACGAGGGCTTGAGGAGATATGGCCGACCAGACCAGCAACGGCAGTCGAATACGCGCGAACGGCAGGCGCCGCAAGCCTCCCACCGCGGGGCGTCGCGCCGTGGCGGCCGCCGCGTGGGGCGCGGCCGGTCTGGTGCTCGTCGGCGGGTCGGGTCTCGGCTACGTCTACTTCAAGCTCAACGGGAACATCCAGAGCGTCGACATCAACGCCCAGCTCGGCAAGGACCGGCCCGACGACGTCGACAACGGCTCGATGGACATCCTCGTCCTCGGCTCCGACTCCCGCTCCGGCGCCAACGGCAAGTACGGCGACGACGACGGCGGCGCTCGCTCCGACACCGCGATGATCATCCACGTGTACGAGGGCCACAAGAAGGCCGCGGTCGTCTCCGTGCCCCGCGACACCCTCATAGACCGGCCCCGGTGCGCGGACGGGGACGGCGGGACGGTCGACGGCGAGAGCCGCGCCATGTTCAACACGGCCTACGAGGTCGGCGGGCCCGCCTGCGCGGTCAAGACGGTCGAGAAGATGTCCGGCATCCGCATGGACCACTACGTCGAGGTCGATTTCACCGGCTTCAAGAAGCTCGTCGACGAGCTCGGCGGCGTCGATGTCACCACCACCGAGGCGATCAACGACTCCAAGAGCCACCTCGACCTGAAGCCCGGCACCCACACCCTCAGCGGTGAGCAGGCCCTCGGGCTCGTACGGACCCGCAAGTCCGTCGGCAACGGCAGCGACCTCGGCCGGATCCAGCTCCAGCAGGCATTCATCAAGGCCCTGATCGCGCAGGTCAGGGAGGTGGGCGTGTTCACCGACCCGAAGAAGCTGTACGACCTCGCCGACACCGCCACCAAGGCGATCAC from Streptomyces sp. FIT100 includes these protein-coding regions:
- a CDS encoding LCP family protein, producing the protein MADQTSNGSRIRANGRRRKPPTAGRRAVAAAAWGAAGLVLVGGSGLGYVYFKLNGNIQSVDINAQLGKDRPDDVDNGSMDILVLGSDSRSGANGKYGDDDGGARSDTAMIIHVYEGHKKAAVVSVPRDTLIDRPRCADGDGGTVDGESRAMFNTAYEVGGPACAVKTVEKMSGIRMDHYVEVDFTGFKKLVDELGGVDVTTTEAINDSKSHLDLKPGTHTLSGEQALGLVRTRKSVGNGSDLGRIQLQQAFIKALIAQVREVGVFTDPKKLYDLADTATKAITTDSELDSVQELVGFANGLKDLGADDVQMVTMPVQYDKRDPNRVVPLEKQGKQVWTALKNDRPVPASATEDTADGQAEGVVR
- a CDS encoding trypsin-like serine protease, producing MTAHRRVRTALPAAAAALALGGAVLTAVPAQAAESPLPQRQAGQERPAPASQAELQARVDGVKAVFQNDAQQNGGSAKSGKSAEGATGDTSTAPGRTGSADPKVIGGVDASISEAPWMVQLYYFDDHGNTDPVDDEGYFCGGTLVAPAKVLTAAHCVSGLDWTKHGTVIGGTEKLFTSGEGAAVGVWRQWQNPGYSDATLKGDVAVLTLTDTLSDKLPVNKTLLPTPSTNTASYAPGTPGTVYGWGRTSSTSDDISQTLKKATIPVQSDSACTSVYGSEFVPGQMLCAGNPASGQDSGTISPCNGDSGGPLVVNGRIAGVVSWGVQDCVATGARSVFAKTSTFAGLINPRIDDANVNFDDKADLFTRASTGEGFAYMSRGTSLGDRVSLGDWRGINLVRQADLNRDYYQDFVFRTDGGELWWWGYDAAQDAYTDHRIGSGWGSFRNIAVTGDVTGDGFADITANDSAGTLWLWTGLGNGTFNSKKKIGVGWSTYQVYGKGDYSGDGWPDLLARDAQARLWVYKGTGNAGSPFSARVQVGHGWNFTAYATTGDLTGDGRADFMVRDSSGYLWAYKGTGSASAPFALAQRVKVGTGWKSYGLFG